In one Candidatus Delongbacteria bacterium genomic region, the following are encoded:
- a CDS encoding transglycosylase domain-containing protein: protein MARWLILILRMGFSLLGVGLALSVAAALAYTVMVSDELPRLPDHLEDLAPPEQTLLLDRNGLTIDRVGSSVRVPLDQISPNFIEALLATEDRSFRTHHGISKRALLRVAHEMWQGQVQSGGSTLTQQLAKNLFFSFDKRIDRKLKEMLVAFEMESRYSKDDILLAYCNTVSFGSGCLGVESAAQEYFDKPAARLTRSEAAVLVGVLNAPGRYHPRVNAQRCLQKRNEVLANLLETGVITREEYERECSLSLDVHKTSRSRHGHLREQILTTLRKEFAARGLDPEALAYTSLIVRTTIDMRLQEVAALEVERQCAEVQSKLDPAHPLEGAFVAVDPYTGEVLAMVGGRDFNQSAFNCATGGNRQPGSAFKPIFYYTVLREGGSPLDMCSNSTTTYDIGFGQSWTPQNWDLSQGPGMTAIKGMMKSLNVVAAHMLFNNDHLIREGRRDGLLTTIRETAIDLGFNPATIEAVPSMILGTGTISPLQMSTVYSTFVNQGTRSDPMMVRRVEDEMGRVIVSFEPKQRQVLNPVESYLVLDMLKGAVRQGTGQSINSVPFRGELGGKTGTTNDYRDSWFCSVSPTLVTISWVGYLDNMPMKYRGRPGGVTGGTGGLPIFRGLLPEIDRLYYRDGGFRVPQGIHFRNVNLDTGHESPTGVPVALRMIDY, encoded by the coding sequence GTGGCTCGGTGGCTGATCCTGATCCTGCGCATGGGCTTTTCCTTGCTCGGGGTGGGCCTGGCTCTCTCCGTGGCGGCCGCTCTCGCATACACGGTGATGGTGTCCGATGAACTGCCCCGCCTGCCCGATCATCTTGAAGATCTGGCGCCCCCCGAACAGACCCTGCTGCTGGACCGCAACGGCCTGACCATCGACCGGGTCGGCTCCAGCGTGCGTGTGCCGCTGGACCAGATCTCGCCCAATTTCATCGAAGCGCTGCTGGCCACCGAGGACCGCAGTTTTCGCACGCATCACGGCATCAGCAAGCGTGCCCTGCTGCGTGTGGCTCACGAGATGTGGCAGGGCCAGGTGCAGAGCGGGGGCAGCACCCTGACCCAGCAGCTGGCCAAGAATCTCTTCTTCAGTTTTGACAAGCGCATCGATCGCAAGCTCAAGGAAATGCTGGTGGCCTTCGAGATGGAGAGTCGCTACAGCAAGGATGACATCCTGCTGGCCTATTGCAACACGGTCAGTTTCGGCTCGGGCTGTCTGGGGGTAGAAAGTGCGGCGCAGGAGTATTTTGACAAACCCGCCGCACGTCTCACGCGTTCCGAGGCGGCCGTGCTGGTGGGGGTGCTGAACGCGCCGGGCCGCTACCATCCGCGGGTCAATGCCCAGCGCTGCCTGCAGAAACGCAACGAGGTGCTGGCCAATCTGCTGGAAACGGGAGTGATCACGCGGGAAGAGTACGAGCGCGAATGCTCACTTTCGCTGGATGTGCACAAGACCAGCCGCAGCCGTCACGGACACCTGCGCGAGCAGATTCTGACCACCCTGCGCAAGGAATTCGCCGCACGCGGTCTGGACCCCGAAGCGCTCGCGTATACATCCCTGATCGTTCGAACCACGATCGACATGCGCCTGCAGGAGGTTGCCGCCCTGGAAGTCGAGCGCCAGTGTGCCGAGGTCCAGAGCAAACTGGATCCCGCACATCCACTCGAGGGGGCCTTTGTCGCGGTGGACCCCTATACCGGAGAAGTGCTGGCGATGGTGGGCGGGCGCGACTTCAACCAGTCCGCATTCAACTGTGCCACCGGAGGCAACCGCCAGCCAGGTTCCGCCTTCAAGCCCATCTTCTACTATACGGTGCTGCGCGAGGGCGGCTCGCCTCTGGACATGTGTTCCAACTCGACCACCACCTACGACATCGGTTTTGGCCAGAGCTGGACTCCCCAGAACTGGGACCTTTCCCAGGGGCCTGGGATGACCGCCATCAAGGGCATGATGAAGAGCCTGAACGTGGTGGCCGCCCACATGCTGTTCAACAACGATCACCTGATCCGCGAGGGGCGCCGTGACGGACTGCTGACCACGATTCGTGAGACGGCCATCGATCTGGGATTCAATCCGGCGACCATCGAGGCGGTGCCCTCGATGATTCTGGGGACAGGCACGATCTCGCCACTGCAGATGTCCACGGTGTACTCCACTTTCGTGAACCAGGGCACACGCAGTGACCCGATGATGGTGCGCCGTGTCGAGGATGAGATGGGACGCGTGATCGTCTCCTTCGAACCGAAACAACGCCAGGTGCTGAATCCGGTGGAATCCTATCTGGTGCTGGACATGCTCAAGGGCGCCGTGCGTCAGGGTACGGGCCAGTCAATCAACAGTGTGCCCTTCCGGGGTGAGCTGGGTGGCAAGACCGGCACCACCAACGACTACCGGGACAGCTGGTTCTGCAGCGTGTCGCCCACACTGGTCACCATCTCCTGGGTCGGCTACCTGGACAACATGCCCATGAAGTATCGGGGCCGGCCCGGAGGCGTCACCGGCGGCACGGGCGGATTGCCCATCTTCCGCGGACTGTTGCCCGAGATCGACCGCCTGTACTACCGCGACGGCGGATTCAGGGTGCCCCAGGGCATCCATTTCCGCAACGTGAATCTTGATACAGGACACGAAAGCCCCACGGGAGTCCCCGTGGCCCTGCGAATGATCGACTACTGA
- a CDS encoding SPOR domain-containing protein, protein MNVYNPANRIASFLEAVARYLLSSSALAWLLYAGALAAFGPGPNGERAGLLLPVLAISLLLPIPLFWLLSRRVAQTMGRLWESCDRSSRPVLLAMRENIDARALLLGRGKAADFRRWLLRALVDLAPGEHSAQSTRLLYDLALGTAGVDHNLLREAAIALGKAEGGRASGALRLWNLSAARGGTLDPVLVGDTITRALQQPLPRRPRPLLPVLASALRGSWGEAELFLLALLKAGRLAPRHLQPDLRRVLAASPECPPALRRDLDPGRERRLQQAARVAERAVAPAAASAAHASTSGPREGAPAAAPVTARGKRRSHWSLPEFGNRQAWVQRGMGLAVILVAIMLVRILPGLKPQETEDGGLSASSPVWRPPDDAQNDKSYTVQVMATKDSLIALNEGKRLRRKGYWSYVLGPRENSQWYRVRMGWFGTRSEADSVAAALLADGIIRDRYTANFENESMLWNPDSLKGPRP, encoded by the coding sequence ATGAACGTGTACAACCCGGCAAATCGCATCGCCAGTTTCCTGGAAGCGGTCGCCCGCTACCTGCTCAGTTCCTCCGCGCTGGCCTGGCTGCTGTATGCCGGGGCACTGGCCGCCTTTGGCCCCGGGCCCAATGGCGAGCGGGCCGGCCTGCTGCTGCCCGTGCTGGCGATCAGCCTGCTGTTGCCGATTCCCCTCTTCTGGCTGCTGAGCCGGCGGGTGGCGCAGACCATGGGGCGGCTCTGGGAGAGTTGCGACCGCAGCAGCCGTCCGGTCCTGTTGGCCATGCGCGAGAACATTGACGCACGAGCATTGCTGCTGGGGCGCGGCAAGGCGGCCGATTTCCGGCGCTGGCTGCTGCGGGCACTGGTGGATCTGGCTCCGGGTGAGCATTCGGCACAGTCCACGCGTCTGCTCTATGATCTGGCGCTGGGAACCGCGGGTGTGGATCACAACCTGCTGCGCGAGGCCGCGATCGCACTGGGCAAGGCGGAGGGCGGTCGGGCATCGGGCGCTCTCAGGCTCTGGAACCTGAGCGCCGCACGGGGTGGCACCCTGGACCCCGTTCTCGTGGGTGACACGATCACACGCGCCCTGCAACAACCCCTGCCCCGCAGGCCACGCCCCCTGTTGCCCGTGCTTGCCAGTGCCCTGCGCGGCAGCTGGGGCGAGGCGGAGCTGTTCCTGCTGGCGCTGCTCAAGGCGGGACGGCTGGCCCCCCGGCATCTTCAGCCCGACTTGCGACGCGTTCTGGCTGCGTCGCCCGAATGCCCTCCGGCTCTGCGGCGAGATCTGGACCCCGGTCGCGAGCGTCGGCTCCAGCAGGCTGCGCGCGTCGCCGAGCGTGCTGTGGCGCCCGCGGCAGCATCCGCGGCACATGCCTCGACGTCCGGTCCCCGCGAGGGAGCTCCCGCCGCGGCGCCTGTCACGGCCCGTGGAAAGCGTCGTTCCCACTGGTCGCTGCCCGAATTCGGCAATCGCCAGGCCTGGGTCCAGCGCGGCATGGGGCTGGCGGTCATTCTGGTGGCGATCATGCTGGTGCGGATCCTGCCGGGGCTGAAACCTCAGGAAACCGAGGATGGCGGCCTTTCCGCCAGTTCGCCCGTCTGGCGGCCTCCGGATGATGCCCAGAACGACAAGTCCTACACCGTGCAGGTGATGGCCACCAAGGACAGCCTGATCGCACTCAACGAAGGCAAGCGGCTGCGCCGCAAGGGCTACTGGTCCTATGTGCTCGGCCCGCGCGAGAACAGCCAGTGGTACCGTGTGCGGATGGGATGGTTCGGCACCCGCAGCGAGGCCGATTCGGTGGCTGCCGCGCTGCTGGCCGACGGAATCATCCGCGACCGATACACGGCCAACTTCGAGAACGAGAGCATGCTCTGGAACCCCGACAGTCTGAAAGGTCCGCGACCGTGA
- a CDS encoding M28 family peptidase produces the protein MIQLLALLSLALVTLQPLESSARELDVSPLDALCAPCLEGRKAGSDAGRRTGELVASMLRSTGVQLSPFAEDFVQEFQWIEPGFDRGAELEFRLPSSMTPALMDSAKYSVPAWSGSGEGEGEVIFAGFGLINRGLPRWDDYAHEDLRDKVVVIQSGLPPGVKDAPEHSLPSRVELAARLGARAVLVSPDPFDPELDLRASAGGEVAWRFASVPVAFLSLDLSDSLLYEEGFTTRSLVARMNRSRRTATLALPNQRIRLSTPSAGEPLTGRNVIGWLPGRSAETLVVSAHFDHLGLVDPAGPAADGNVYRGADDNASGVTALLHVARCMADRTEADRPLSLLFVIFDAEEAGRVGSRWFCNQELPATHPIRLVVNMDMVGRLEGRPLQVFDSGRVSGLQELLAPAAESAGLELQLADLTASPSDHSSFLARGVPAIMLFSGTHGDYNTPRDTPERIDRPGLARVANFVIDLLDRVAVAPGSFALSVGQPATAATGARVTVAMGIVPGYAGSGRGMEISSVHESSPAEQAGLRAGDRVTAMGEYPVESIYDYTFALRHFHAGDRIRVAFLRGTEERQTDVLLMERNTP, from the coding sequence GTGATCCAACTGCTGGCGCTTCTGTCTCTGGCCCTGGTGACACTTCAGCCTCTGGAATCGAGCGCACGGGAGCTGGATGTCTCACCCCTGGATGCACTTTGCGCACCCTGTCTGGAAGGTCGCAAGGCCGGTTCGGACGCGGGTCGGCGCACGGGGGAGCTGGTGGCCAGCATGCTGCGCTCCACCGGTGTCCAGCTCTCTCCCTTCGCCGAGGATTTTGTCCAGGAGTTCCAGTGGATCGAGCCGGGTTTCGACCGAGGCGCTGAGCTGGAATTCCGTCTGCCCTCGAGCATGACTCCCGCTCTCATGGATTCCGCCAAGTACAGCGTGCCCGCCTGGAGTGGTTCCGGGGAAGGCGAGGGCGAGGTGATCTTTGCCGGGTTCGGTCTGATCAACCGCGGACTTCCCCGCTGGGATGACTACGCCCACGAGGACCTGCGTGACAAGGTGGTCGTGATCCAGAGTGGACTGCCTCCGGGGGTCAAGGACGCACCCGAGCACTCGCTGCCCTCCCGGGTGGAACTGGCCGCCCGACTGGGAGCCCGCGCGGTTCTGGTCAGTCCCGACCCATTTGACCCCGAACTTGACCTGCGGGCCAGCGCCGGCGGTGAGGTGGCCTGGCGGTTCGCATCGGTGCCCGTCGCCTTTCTGTCGCTGGACCTGAGCGATTCCCTGCTCTATGAGGAAGGTTTCACCACCCGCAGCCTGGTGGCGCGCATGAACCGTTCCCGGCGTACGGCGACCCTCGCTCTGCCCAACCAGCGGATCAGGCTGAGCACACCATCCGCTGGAGAACCGCTGACGGGGCGCAACGTGATCGGCTGGCTGCCCGGTCGCTCGGCGGAAACCCTGGTGGTGAGTGCACATTTCGATCACCTGGGGCTCGTGGATCCCGCGGGCCCCGCCGCGGACGGCAATGTCTACCGGGGTGCCGACGACAATGCCTCCGGTGTCACGGCCCTGCTTCATGTGGCACGCTGCATGGCCGACCGAACGGAAGCGGATCGGCCGCTGTCGCTGCTGTTCGTGATCTTCGATGCGGAGGAGGCGGGCCGCGTGGGCTCACGCTGGTTCTGCAATCAGGAGTTGCCGGCGACTCACCCGATTCGCCTGGTGGTGAACATGGACATGGTGGGCCGGCTCGAGGGGCGTCCCCTGCAGGTCTTCGACTCGGGGCGCGTGTCCGGTCTTCAGGAGCTGCTGGCACCGGCGGCGGAATCCGCGGGACTTGAATTGCAACTGGCCGACCTGACCGCCAGCCCCAGCGACCACAGTTCCTTTCTGGCCCGCGGAGTACCCGCGATCATGCTCTTCAGCGGCACCCATGGCGACTACAATACTCCGCGTGACACGCCCGAGCGCATCGATCGCCCGGGCCTGGCGCGTGTCGCGAATTTCGTGATCGATCTGCTGGACCGGGTCGCTGTCGCCCCGGGTTCGTTCGCGCTCAGTGTGGGCCAGCCAGCGACTGCAGCGACCGGGGCACGGGTGACCGTGGCCATGGGCATCGTCCCCGGTTATGCCGGAAGCGGTCGGGGCATGGAGATTTCCTCGGTGCATGAAAGCAGCCCGGCCGAGCAGGCCGGTCTCCGGGCGGGTGACCGCGTGACCGCGATGGGCGAGTATCCCGTCGAATCGATTTACGACTACACCTTCGCCCTGCGACATTTCCACGCGGGCGACAGGATAAGGGTCGCCTTCCTGCGTGGCACGGAAGAACGGCAGACCGATGTGCTGCTGATGGAACGCAATACTCCCTAG
- a CDS encoding T9SS type A sorting domain-containing protein, whose amino-acid sequence MLAVGTDGVVHGAFMGGSDISSGRRVQGWCVDTDDQVSTPTNVLDQHTGYTTSGVTSESPSNGLAGNSGVVAMHSSVPANASWIAVDFAGCTLAFNALTATTAERIWPHVALDNEDRMHIICGDATTDSDDIWYRATSNGTSWDGDWVNITNNSNTLSMTSAAAKTAPGAAILFMQDSPLANTVEATALQWHHDIFYYRSNTNNIYNEITAGNIVNVTRYRAQDSNAPLSNLVFAYSDIEGIFDRQVNPQLHIAFSTPPVWADSAYYKIPGDPVTYFLDGGDFANINNSSAIWHFNADTGEWGHIAGWTTGVDENDSRPDPGVFRVATDRVQLSLDPATGYLYAIWNEFFPDDVRDPWTDGKLMPNAEIFAACSADNGLTWGPRVNLTNTSTPGCTEGNCASETFASMAEVTYDGNLLITYMLDLHGGSSIRNTDTNDGSAETDNPIIFTRVPVANVPPHSGSAWDAEGHVGLSGYERSWSFSGGHPDTAQVLDRILVVNEGASNVTLDMVECFHSVIDEFDGTNLYAGLDAWNPAAGDYFTDANDWDGVIPAMDFHVIRLYVGHNGRPVSEQAFKLTFSDETVRWYRYVYADTDVVPFDYNDVASYSSFPVWTRNTDVQENSQPVSFELGQNFPNPFNPTTEISFTLVQGAQANLSVFNLTGQKVATLVDGAMSAGSHTVSFDASGLSSGLYFYTLEANGHAQTRKMVLSK is encoded by the coding sequence ATGCTTGCCGTGGGTACCGACGGTGTGGTACACGGTGCCTTCATGGGTGGCTCGGACATCTCCTCCGGGCGTCGTGTCCAGGGCTGGTGCGTGGATACCGACGATCAGGTGTCCACCCCGACCAACGTGCTGGACCAGCACACCGGCTACACCACCTCCGGTGTGACCAGTGAATCACCGTCCAACGGTCTGGCCGGCAACTCCGGCGTGGTCGCCATGCACTCCAGCGTGCCCGCCAACGCCTCCTGGATCGCCGTGGACTTCGCGGGCTGCACGCTGGCCTTCAATGCCCTGACGGCCACCACGGCCGAGCGCATCTGGCCGCACGTGGCCCTGGACAATGAAGACCGCATGCACATCATCTGCGGCGACGCCACCACCGATTCCGACGACATCTGGTACCGCGCCACCAGCAACGGCACGTCCTGGGACGGCGACTGGGTGAACATCACCAACAATTCGAACACCCTGTCCATGACCTCCGCCGCGGCCAAGACCGCTCCGGGCGCCGCCATCCTGTTCATGCAGGATTCCCCGCTGGCGAACACTGTGGAAGCCACGGCCCTGCAGTGGCACCATGACATCTTCTACTACCGTTCGAACACGAACAACATCTACAACGAGATCACCGCGGGCAACATCGTCAACGTGACCCGTTATCGCGCCCAGGACTCCAATGCGCCGCTGTCCAACCTGGTCTTTGCCTATTCCGACATCGAAGGCATCTTCGACCGTCAGGTGAACCCCCAGCTGCACATCGCCTTCTCGACTCCGCCGGTCTGGGCCGATTCCGCGTACTACAAGATCCCCGGCGACCCCGTGACCTACTTCCTGGATGGTGGTGATTTCGCCAACATCAACAACAGCAGCGCGATCTGGCACTTCAACGCCGACACCGGCGAATGGGGCCACATCGCCGGCTGGACCACCGGCGTGGACGAGAACGACAGCCGTCCCGATCCGGGTGTGTTCCGTGTGGCCACCGACCGCGTCCAGCTTTCCCTGGATCCCGCGACCGGTTACCTGTACGCCATCTGGAACGAGTTCTTCCCCGATGACGTGCGTGATCCCTGGACCGACGGCAAGCTGATGCCGAACGCCGAAATCTTCGCCGCCTGCAGTGCCGACAACGGCCTGACCTGGGGCCCCCGCGTCAACCTGACCAACACCTCGACCCCCGGCTGCACCGAAGGCAACTGCGCCAGCGAGACCTTCGCCTCGATGGCTGAAGTGACCTATGACGGCAACCTGCTGATCACCTACATGCTCGACCTGCATGGTGGATCCTCGATCCGCAACACGGACACCAACGACGGTTCCGCTGAGACCGACAATCCCATCATCTTCACCCGCGTTCCCGTCGCCAACGTGCCGCCCCACTCCGGCAGTGCCTGGGATGCCGAAGGTCATGTGGGCCTGTCCGGTTACGAGCGCTCCTGGAGCTTCAGCGGTGGCCATCCTGACACCGCCCAGGTGCTGGATCGCATCCTCGTGGTCAACGAAGGCGCCTCCAACGTGACGCTGGACATGGTCGAGTGCTTCCACAGTGTCATCGATGAGTTCGACGGGACCAACCTCTACGCCGGACTCGATGCCTGGAACCCTGCCGCTGGCGATTACTTCACCGACGCCAATGACTGGGACGGCGTGATTCCCGCGATGGACTTCCATGTGATCCGCCTGTATGTCGGTCACAATGGCCGCCCGGTTTCCGAGCAGGCTTTCAAGCTGACCTTCAGTGACGAGACCGTGCGCTGGTACCGCTATGTCTACGCCGACACCGATGTGGTGCCCTTCGACTACAACGATGTCGCCAGCTACTCCTCCTTCCCGGTCTGGACCCGCAACACCGACGTGCAGGAGAACAGCCAGCCCGTGTCCTTCGAGCTGGGCCAGAACTTCCCGAACCCCTTCAACCCGACCACCGAGATCAGCTTCACTCTGGTCCAGGGCGCCCAGGCCAACCTGAGCGTGTTCAACCTGACTGGCCAGAAGGTCGCCACCCTGGTGGATGGTGCGATGAGCGCCGGCAGCCACACCGTGTCCTTCGACGCGTCCGGCCTGTCCAGCGGTCTGTACTTCTACACCCTGGAAGCCAATGGCCATGCCCAGACCCGCAAGATGGTCCTGAGCAAGTAA
- the obgE gene encoding GTPase ObgE, with product MFIDHVEIEVASGKGGDGSVSFHREKYIRKGGPDGGDGGRGGDLVLLVDEHRTNLLDFKWSRVFKAEHGQPGKGGKQTGRRGKDCVIKVPLGTQVRDAATGELLADMVSVGQRLVLFNGGHGGKGNFRFRSSTNQAPRDFTPGGPNHERTLALELKILADVGLVGFPNAGKSTLLATVSAARPKIADYPFTTLVPNIGIVPYAQYKSFAMADIPGLIEGAHEGRGLGHQFLRHVERTRLLLYLVDVSAEDPIKELEILRRELATYAPELAKRPSLVVLTKSDITTPSKRGLKMAHDFLISAVTQRHVKSLVRTIGTMLEEMERESPREIYAPAPIPPHLDPSLLPEDDESGDTEQE from the coding sequence ATGTTCATCGATCACGTCGAGATTGAAGTGGCCAGCGGCAAGGGTGGCGACGGCAGCGTTTCCTTCCATCGCGAGAAGTACATCCGCAAGGGCGGACCGGACGGGGGAGACGGGGGGCGTGGGGGAGATCTTGTGCTGCTCGTGGATGAACACCGCACCAACCTGCTGGACTTCAAGTGGTCGCGTGTATTCAAGGCCGAACACGGCCAGCCCGGCAAGGGCGGCAAACAGACCGGGCGGCGCGGCAAGGACTGCGTGATCAAGGTGCCTCTGGGCACCCAGGTGCGCGATGCGGCCACCGGTGAACTGCTGGCCGACATGGTCAGTGTGGGCCAGCGGCTCGTGCTGTTCAACGGCGGGCATGGCGGCAAGGGCAACTTCCGCTTCCGCAGCTCCACCAATCAGGCACCCCGGGATTTCACCCCAGGCGGGCCGAACCACGAACGCACCCTGGCCCTGGAACTGAAGATTCTCGCGGACGTGGGTCTGGTGGGTTTCCCCAATGCGGGCAAGTCCACCCTGCTGGCCACCGTGTCGGCGGCGCGCCCGAAGATTGCGGACTATCCTTTCACCACGCTGGTGCCCAACATCGGCATCGTGCCCTACGCTCAGTACAAGTCCTTCGCCATGGCGGACATTCCCGGACTGATCGAGGGGGCCCACGAGGGACGCGGGCTGGGACACCAGTTTTTGCGCCATGTGGAACGCACACGCCTGCTGCTGTACCTGGTGGATGTGTCCGCCGAAGATCCCATCAAGGAACTGGAAATCCTGCGGCGCGAACTGGCGACCTATGCGCCCGAGCTGGCCAAGCGGCCCAGCCTGGTGGTGCTGACCAAGAGTGACATCACCACACCCTCGAAACGCGGGTTGAAGATGGCACACGATTTTCTGATCAGTGCGGTCACACAGCGCCATGTCAAGTCGCTGGTGCGCACGATCGGCACGATGCTTGAGGAGATGGAACGCGAATCCCCGCGCGAGATCTATGCGCCGGCACCGATTCCACCCCATCTTGACCCGTCGCTGCTTCCGGAAGATGACGAGTCCGGAGACACGGAACAGGAGTGA
- a CDS encoding T9SS type A sorting domain-containing protein, with the protein MHGARLIAAASLLLLLTCVARAQQPQFLGVSDGSVLALARSGGHLWFGAGTRLHIAADSVVTPISLADLNQPGVILGLAASGSQAWMALGSEGVAGARWTESGELESLGRLDTPGSATAVELLGELLLVADGSAGLRVISIADPLAPVELGAFAGAIEAQDLDLNGPLLALADGTSGVRMLDLGNPFQPQQLSVTDTPWRVNGVAYEGTLVWVADDTGGLKVLDVSQPEGPQFIGELDTPGVARAIAVANSRVALADGFSLRVIDGSVPGVLQFQGSLMAGIQDLVLGADRAWLAEGSGGLAVVDLSDPDQPERLGRWNTPGSVGAVILEDGIAFTTCGSRGLQVFSWQPEGQVDWLSELLMPGSAVDLVKQGDRLCIANDNAGFSIVNVADPASPQSIINWGAGGDVYGLAVSGSLVCLAAGSGGVELVDIGNPLQPVQRATIPTPGFAWDVAASHGLLVVACANSGLQIVDISDPGQPRELEVLELSGNLVGVELIDALAYVCAEDAGLRIVDLTLPEFPAEVGAQDTPGMARRMTLAGDLALVADRDGGLRVIDVEDPSLTFERTAWDSHGSARGVDTFGHTVALADGSGGLVLLELESLTELTSPTTLPASLWLDPVYPNPFNPTSRIRYGLAHSGEITLVLYSLTGERIQVVESGWHGAGIHESVLAGSSLASGVYLLSLESRTQRASQKVVVLK; encoded by the coding sequence ATGCACGGTGCACGCCTCATCGCGGCGGCTTCCTTGCTCCTGTTGCTGACATGCGTCGCAAGGGCGCAGCAACCCCAGTTCCTGGGCGTGAGCGACGGCAGTGTGCTGGCCCTTGCGAGATCCGGGGGGCATCTCTGGTTTGGGGCCGGCACACGGCTGCACATCGCGGCGGACAGTGTGGTCACCCCGATCTCTCTGGCTGATCTGAACCAGCCCGGTGTGATACTCGGGCTTGCCGCCAGTGGGTCGCAGGCCTGGATGGCACTGGGCAGCGAAGGGGTGGCGGGCGCTCGCTGGACGGAATCCGGCGAACTGGAGTCCCTGGGGCGACTGGATACGCCGGGCTCGGCGACAGCCGTTGAGCTGCTGGGCGAACTTCTGCTGGTGGCCGATGGCAGCGCCGGATTGCGGGTGATCTCGATTGCCGATCCCTTGGCACCGGTTGAACTTGGTGCGTTCGCGGGTGCCATCGAAGCTCAGGATCTGGACCTGAATGGCCCACTGCTGGCCCTGGCCGACGGCACCTCCGGCGTCCGCATGCTCGATCTGGGCAATCCCTTTCAGCCCCAGCAACTGTCCGTGACGGACACGCCCTGGCGTGTCAACGGGGTGGCCTACGAAGGGACCCTGGTCTGGGTGGCCGATGACACGGGCGGGTTGAAGGTGCTTGACGTGAGCCAGCCTGAGGGACCTCAGTTCATCGGCGAGCTGGACACGCCCGGGGTGGCCCGGGCCATTGCGGTGGCCAACTCGCGCGTGGCACTGGCCGATGGCTTCAGTCTGCGCGTGATCGACGGGAGTGTCCCGGGTGTGCTCCAGTTCCAGGGATCGCTGATGGCGGGAATCCAGGATCTGGTCCTGGGGGCGGACCGCGCCTGGTTGGCCGAAGGCAGTGGCGGACTGGCCGTGGTGGACCTGTCTGATCCCGATCAACCCGAACGACTGGGTCGCTGGAACACACCGGGATCCGTCGGCGCGGTGATCCTGGAGGATGGGATTGCTTTCACGACCTGCGGCAGCCGTGGCCTGCAGGTGTTCAGCTGGCAGCCCGAGGGCCAGGTGGACTGGCTGAGTGAGCTGCTGATGCCGGGCAGTGCGGTGGATCTTGTGAAACAGGGCGATCGACTGTGCATCGCCAATGACAATGCGGGCTTCAGCATCGTGAACGTGGCGGATCCGGCCTCTCCGCAGTCCATCATCAACTGGGGCGCTGGAGGAGATGTCTACGGCCTGGCCGTTTCCGGCTCGTTGGTCTGCCTTGCGGCCGGCTCGGGCGGGGTTGAGCTGGTGGACATCGGCAATCCCCTGCAACCGGTGCAGCGTGCCACGATTCCCACTCCCGGATTCGCCTGGGATGTGGCCGCTTCCCACGGACTGCTGGTGGTGGCCTGCGCGAACTCCGGTCTTCAGATTGTGGACATTTCGGACCCGGGCCAGCCCCGGGAGCTGGAAGTTCTTGAGCTTTCTGGCAATCTGGTCGGCGTGGAGTTGATTGACGCGCTGGCTTATGTCTGTGCCGAGGACGCGGGTCTGCGCATCGTGGATCTGACTCTGCCCGAGTTTCCGGCGGAAGTGGGCGCACAGGATACTCCGGGCATGGCCCGACGCATGACCTTGGCTGGTGATCTGGCTCTGGTGGCCGATCGCGACGGTGGACTGCGGGTGATCGATGTGGAAGATCCCTCACTGACCTTCGAGCGCACAGCCTGGGACAGTCACGGATCGGCTCGCGGCGTGGACACGTTCGGACATACGGTCGCGCTTGCGGACGGCAGCGGAGGCTTGGTGTTGCTGGAACTGGAAAGTCTGACGGAGCTGACTTCGCCCACAACTCTGCCCGCCAGTTTGTGGCTGGACCCCGTGTATCCCAATCCTTTCAATCCCACCAGCCGGATCCGCTACGGACTTGCGCACTCCGGAGAGATCACCCTGGTGCTGTATTCCTTGACAGGAGAGCGGATTCAGGTTGTCGAATCCGGCTGGCACGGGGCGGGCATACATGAATCCGTGCTGGCCGGATCCAGTCTTGCCAGTGGGGTCTATCTGCTCTCACTTGAATCACGGACGCAGAGGGCGAGCCAGAAAGTGGTTGTCCTGAAGTGA